A stretch of Geomonas oryzisoli DNA encodes these proteins:
- a CDS encoding heavy-metal-associated domain-containing protein produces the protein MRNKILNSALVLVVVTVLAVFAFYVRVGATADQVVVLRTAGMTCGSCVKKITETLQSQNGVAAAEVDLESGLVVAGYDSKQTAPEKLAQAVRKCGFQSQVAQVITPQQFRSVVGRDVGGKAAVGGCCGSRGCGGAQ, from the coding sequence ATGAGAAACAAGATCCTCAACAGTGCACTGGTTTTGGTCGTCGTCACCGTCCTGGCCGTTTTCGCCTTTTACGTGCGGGTGGGGGCCACCGCCGACCAGGTGGTGGTGCTGCGCACGGCGGGCATGACCTGCGGCAGCTGCGTCAAGAAGATCACAGAGACCCTGCAGTCCCAAAACGGGGTGGCGGCGGCGGAGGTGGACCTGGAGTCGGGTCTGGTCGTGGCCGGTTACGACTCGAAGCAGACCGCGCCCGAGAAACTCGCCCAGGCCGTCCGGAAATGCGGCTTCCAATCCCAGGTGGCCCAGGTGATCACGCCGCAGCAGTTCCGCAGCGTGGTAGGGCGTGACGTCGGCGGTAAGGCCGCCGTCGGAGGATGCTGCGGTTCGCGCGGCTGCGGCGGCGCTCAGTAA